The Brassica napus cultivar Da-Ae chromosome C7, Da-Ae, whole genome shotgun sequence genome has a segment encoding these proteins:
- the LOC106358415 gene encoding squamosa promoter-binding-like protein 2 isoform X1 yields MNESSKKVEAGERQFDPSPSPNLVLRFAHITCFLSLSLLFSSPTLVLLSKCSVLCQAKKGSFTPLTTRSFPNSLINRFWCFSVCMECNAKPSLQWEWDNLISFGTSSAEIPKKQRPMDWENDGFDCTTFYSSSFSTVAAYGGSSGSDLAHAFSKSSKSTSISSSSAEVRTYNFTSEAGESVPAGSSEEFAMGIDTSPSLELSFGSGDPVLGLKLGKRTYFEDFWEVENAKGSAALPVSLASSSASPVKKSKPISQKLQTPHCQVEGCNLDLSSAKDYHRKHRICENHSKFPKVIVNGLERRFCQQCSRFHCLSEFDEKKRSCRRRLSDHNARRRKPNPGRTYDGKQHMDFVWNRFALIHPRSEEKFLWPNPKPVPSRGLLQEPATTEMPSKLFTEQCGFGLLDPKTKTTRAELFSKDLLEKVTISSHISTSQDLDGALSLLSNSTPWVSSDQPRRFSLNHHSTSNLQPVVHGSVTQPNSVSSYWQPDPPAVEGSTALPRNGEGQFNDHYNLNQFYN; encoded by the exons ATGAATGAATCGTCCAAAAAAGTTGAAGCTGGTGAAAGGCAGTTTGACCCCTCCCCATCTCCCAACTTGGTACTTCGCTTTGCACACATCACATGCTTCctctcactctctctcctcttttcttCTCCCACTCTTGTTCTTCTCTCTAAATGCTCTGTATTGTGTCAAGCCAAAAAAGGAAGCTTTACTCCATTAACGACGAGATCCTTCCCTAATTCTCTGATCAATAG ATTTTGGTGTTTTAGTGTCTGTATGGAGTGTAATGCAAAGCCATCATTGCAGTGGGAGTGGGATAATCTAATATCGTTTGGTACTTCATCAGCTGAAATTCCTAAAAAGCAACGACCAATGGATTGGGAAAATGATGGGTTTGATTGCACCACTTTTTACTCTTCCAGCTTTTCTACAGTAGCAGCATATGGTGGTAGTTCAGGTTCTGATCTAGCTCATGCTTTCTCTAAAAGCTCAAAGTCAACTTCCATTAGCTCTTCGTCAGCTGAAGTTAGAACATACAATTTCACATCAGAAGCTGGTGAAAGTGTTCCTGCTGGGAGCAGTGAAGAGTTTGCAATGGGAATTGATACTTCTCCAAGTCTTGAACTTTCTTTCGGCTCTGGTGATCCGGTTCTTGGTTTGAAGCTCGGTAAGAGGACATACTTTGAAGACTTTTGGGAAGTGGAGAATGCTAAAGGTTCAGCAGCACTTCCAGTGAGCCTGGCGTCATCTTCTGCTTCTCCGGTGAAGAAATCCAAACCCATTTCTCAGAAATTACAAACTCCTCACTGCCAAGTTGAAGGCTGTAACCTCGATCTCTCCTCAGCTAAAGACTATCATCGGAAACACAGGATTTGTGAAAACCATTCAAAGTTCCCTAAAGTCATTGTGAATGGCTTAGAACGCCGGTTCTGCCAACAATGTAGCAG GTTTCACTGTCTCTCTGAGTTTGATGAGAAGAAACGTAGCTGTCGCCGACGTCTCTCAGATCACAATGCAAGACGTCGCAAGCCAAATCCCGGGAGGACATATG ATGGGAAGCAACATATGGATTTTGTATGGAACAGATTTGCACTTATCCATCCACGAAGTGAAGAAAAGTTTCTATGGCCAAATCCGAAGCCTGTACCATCAAGAGGGTTATTGCAGGAACCTGCAACGACCGAGATGCCCAGTAAGCTTTTCACCGAGCAATGTGGCTTTGGATTGTTGGACCCCAAAACAAAAACCACGAGAGCTGAGCTATTCAGTAAAG ATTTGTTAGAAAAGGTCACAATCTCTTCACACATAAGTACTTCTCAAGATCTTGATGGTGCTCTCTCTCTTCTGTCAAATTCAACACCATGGGTTTCCTCAGACCAGCCAAGACGGTTTTCCCTTAACCACCATTCCACAAGCAACCTCCAACCTGTGGTTCACGGGTCTGTGACTCAACCCAATTCAGTGTCCAGCTATTGGCAGCCGGATCCACCAGCAGTTGAGGGCTCAACCGCTTTGCCTAGGAACGGGGAAGGCCAGTTTAATGACCACTACAACTTGAATCAGTTTTACAACTGA
- the LOC106358415 gene encoding squamosa promoter-binding-like protein 2 isoform X2, whose amino-acid sequence MPKIFTSQFCLSRSILSSLYLLALDFLWTVRPHGLVTNRVKEENEVFWCFSVCMECNAKPSLQWEWDNLISFGTSSAEIPKKQRPMDWENDGFDCTTFYSSSFSTVAAYGGSSGSDLAHAFSKSSKSTSISSSSAEVRTYNFTSEAGESVPAGSSEEFAMGIDTSPSLELSFGSGDPVLGLKLGKRTYFEDFWEVENAKGSAALPVSLASSSASPVKKSKPISQKLQTPHCQVEGCNLDLSSAKDYHRKHRICENHSKFPKVIVNGLERRFCQQCSRFHCLSEFDEKKRSCRRRLSDHNARRRKPNPGRTYDGKQHMDFVWNRFALIHPRSEEKFLWPNPKPVPSRGLLQEPATTEMPSKLFTEQCGFGLLDPKTKTTRAELFSKDLLEKVTISSHISTSQDLDGALSLLSNSTPWVSSDQPRRFSLNHHSTSNLQPVVHGSVTQPNSVSSYWQPDPPAVEGSTALPRNGEGQFNDHYNLNQFYN is encoded by the exons ATGCCAAAAATTTTTACATCACAATTTTGCTTAAGCAGATCTATTTTATCTTCACTCTATCTTCTTGCTTTGGATTTTCTTTGGACTGTGAGGCCTCATGGTCTGGTTACTAACAGAgttaaagaagaaaatgaagt ATTTTGGTGTTTTAGTGTCTGTATGGAGTGTAATGCAAAGCCATCATTGCAGTGGGAGTGGGATAATCTAATATCGTTTGGTACTTCATCAGCTGAAATTCCTAAAAAGCAACGACCAATGGATTGGGAAAATGATGGGTTTGATTGCACCACTTTTTACTCTTCCAGCTTTTCTACAGTAGCAGCATATGGTGGTAGTTCAGGTTCTGATCTAGCTCATGCTTTCTCTAAAAGCTCAAAGTCAACTTCCATTAGCTCTTCGTCAGCTGAAGTTAGAACATACAATTTCACATCAGAAGCTGGTGAAAGTGTTCCTGCTGGGAGCAGTGAAGAGTTTGCAATGGGAATTGATACTTCTCCAAGTCTTGAACTTTCTTTCGGCTCTGGTGATCCGGTTCTTGGTTTGAAGCTCGGTAAGAGGACATACTTTGAAGACTTTTGGGAAGTGGAGAATGCTAAAGGTTCAGCAGCACTTCCAGTGAGCCTGGCGTCATCTTCTGCTTCTCCGGTGAAGAAATCCAAACCCATTTCTCAGAAATTACAAACTCCTCACTGCCAAGTTGAAGGCTGTAACCTCGATCTCTCCTCAGCTAAAGACTATCATCGGAAACACAGGATTTGTGAAAACCATTCAAAGTTCCCTAAAGTCATTGTGAATGGCTTAGAACGCCGGTTCTGCCAACAATGTAGCAG GTTTCACTGTCTCTCTGAGTTTGATGAGAAGAAACGTAGCTGTCGCCGACGTCTCTCAGATCACAATGCAAGACGTCGCAAGCCAAATCCCGGGAGGACATATG ATGGGAAGCAACATATGGATTTTGTATGGAACAGATTTGCACTTATCCATCCACGAAGTGAAGAAAAGTTTCTATGGCCAAATCCGAAGCCTGTACCATCAAGAGGGTTATTGCAGGAACCTGCAACGACCGAGATGCCCAGTAAGCTTTTCACCGAGCAATGTGGCTTTGGATTGTTGGACCCCAAAACAAAAACCACGAGAGCTGAGCTATTCAGTAAAG ATTTGTTAGAAAAGGTCACAATCTCTTCACACATAAGTACTTCTCAAGATCTTGATGGTGCTCTCTCTCTTCTGTCAAATTCAACACCATGGGTTTCCTCAGACCAGCCAAGACGGTTTTCCCTTAACCACCATTCCACAAGCAACCTCCAACCTGTGGTTCACGGGTCTGTGACTCAACCCAATTCAGTGTCCAGCTATTGGCAGCCGGATCCACCAGCAGTTGAGGGCTCAACCGCTTTGCCTAGGAACGGGGAAGGCCAGTTTAATGACCACTACAACTTGAATCAGTTTTACAACTGA
- the LOC106358415 gene encoding squamosa promoter-binding-like protein 2 isoform X3 produces the protein MECNAKPSLQWEWDNLISFGTSSAEIPKKQRPMDWENDGFDCTTFYSSSFSTVAAYGGSSGSDLAHAFSKSSKSTSISSSSAEVRTYNFTSEAGESVPAGSSEEFAMGIDTSPSLELSFGSGDPVLGLKLGKRTYFEDFWEVENAKGSAALPVSLASSSASPVKKSKPISQKLQTPHCQVEGCNLDLSSAKDYHRKHRICENHSKFPKVIVNGLERRFCQQCSRFHCLSEFDEKKRSCRRRLSDHNARRRKPNPGRTYDGKQHMDFVWNRFALIHPRSEEKFLWPNPKPVPSRGLLQEPATTEMPSKLFTEQCGFGLLDPKTKTTRAELFSKDLLEKVTISSHISTSQDLDGALSLLSNSTPWVSSDQPRRFSLNHHSTSNLQPVVHGSVTQPNSVSSYWQPDPPAVEGSTALPRNGEGQFNDHYNLNQFYN, from the exons ATGGAGTGTAATGCAAAGCCATCATTGCAGTGGGAGTGGGATAATCTAATATCGTTTGGTACTTCATCAGCTGAAATTCCTAAAAAGCAACGACCAATGGATTGGGAAAATGATGGGTTTGATTGCACCACTTTTTACTCTTCCAGCTTTTCTACAGTAGCAGCATATGGTGGTAGTTCAGGTTCTGATCTAGCTCATGCTTTCTCTAAAAGCTCAAAGTCAACTTCCATTAGCTCTTCGTCAGCTGAAGTTAGAACATACAATTTCACATCAGAAGCTGGTGAAAGTGTTCCTGCTGGGAGCAGTGAAGAGTTTGCAATGGGAATTGATACTTCTCCAAGTCTTGAACTTTCTTTCGGCTCTGGTGATCCGGTTCTTGGTTTGAAGCTCGGTAAGAGGACATACTTTGAAGACTTTTGGGAAGTGGAGAATGCTAAAGGTTCAGCAGCACTTCCAGTGAGCCTGGCGTCATCTTCTGCTTCTCCGGTGAAGAAATCCAAACCCATTTCTCAGAAATTACAAACTCCTCACTGCCAAGTTGAAGGCTGTAACCTCGATCTCTCCTCAGCTAAAGACTATCATCGGAAACACAGGATTTGTGAAAACCATTCAAAGTTCCCTAAAGTCATTGTGAATGGCTTAGAACGCCGGTTCTGCCAACAATGTAGCAG GTTTCACTGTCTCTCTGAGTTTGATGAGAAGAAACGTAGCTGTCGCCGACGTCTCTCAGATCACAATGCAAGACGTCGCAAGCCAAATCCCGGGAGGACATATG ATGGGAAGCAACATATGGATTTTGTATGGAACAGATTTGCACTTATCCATCCACGAAGTGAAGAAAAGTTTCTATGGCCAAATCCGAAGCCTGTACCATCAAGAGGGTTATTGCAGGAACCTGCAACGACCGAGATGCCCAGTAAGCTTTTCACCGAGCAATGTGGCTTTGGATTGTTGGACCCCAAAACAAAAACCACGAGAGCTGAGCTATTCAGTAAAG ATTTGTTAGAAAAGGTCACAATCTCTTCACACATAAGTACTTCTCAAGATCTTGATGGTGCTCTCTCTCTTCTGTCAAATTCAACACCATGGGTTTCCTCAGACCAGCCAAGACGGTTTTCCCTTAACCACCATTCCACAAGCAACCTCCAACCTGTGGTTCACGGGTCTGTGACTCAACCCAATTCAGTGTCCAGCTATTGGCAGCCGGATCCACCAGCAGTTGAGGGCTCAACCGCTTTGCCTAGGAACGGGGAAGGCCAGTTTAATGACCACTACAACTTGAATCAGTTTTACAACTGA